One genomic segment of Styela clava chromosome 3, kaStyClav1.hap1.2, whole genome shotgun sequence includes these proteins:
- the LOC120343451 gene encoding uncharacterized protein LOC120343451, with protein MVKMLRGQIALLAIFILSEKGSSLKCAVTSLTSNPQETLCSSTTTTCLHMDVVISLGGGTQYRTFDSCSTKTQCDEMKCKEYAKDQSAKIFPGVVIENCTFSCCSTDNCNSVSMESTTPISESTPGTVVVVSDVTDETKTKPVVENANPTTSDGVEELTTPDGVEELTAPDDGEELNTSNGGEELTTSDEGEELTTSDGREELTTSGSGSMFKSPSLFYPLYSILLLLVL; from the exons ATGGTTAAAATGCTGCGTGGACAAATTGCTTTGCTAGCGATCTTCATACTTTCTGAGAAAGGCAGTTCGCTGAAATGCGCTGTTACCTCTCTGACGAGCAACCCGCAAGAAACCCTTTGTTCGAGCACCACTACAACTTGTTTACACATGGACGTAGTAATCTCATTAG GGGGTGGGACACAATATAGGACGTTTGATTCTTGCTCTACGAAAACACAGTGTGACGAGATGAAATGCAAAGAATATGCAAAAGATCAATCTGCAAAAATATTTCCGGGTGTTGTTATTGA aAATTGTACATTTTCGTGCTGCTCTACAGACAATTGCAACAGCGTTTCTATGGAAAGTACGACACCAATTTCTGAATCAACTCCAGGTACAGTTGTTGTGGTCAGTGACGTGACAGATGAAACCAAAACTAAACCTGTTGTTGAAAACGCGAATCCTACCACATCAGATGGAGTAGAAGAACTCACCACACCAGATGGAGTAGAAGAACTCACCGCACCAGATGACGGAGAAGAACTCAACACATCAAATGGAGGAGAAGAACTCACCACATCAGATGAAGGAGAAGAACTCACCACATCAGATGGAAGAGAAGAACTCACCACGTCAGGAAGCGGTTCGATGTTCAAGTCACCAAGCTTGTTTTACCCTCTGTACTCTATTTTGTTGTTGCTAGTTCTGTAG
- the LOC120342926 gene encoding uncharacterized protein LOC120342926 isoform X1, with product MLFGKIIFIVILCFFRVIHSLKCLSTSPTILEIDCGQEDDVTCLRIEAVAGISTVSSIPDLKVAFANCSTTAFCDTVNCTSYAPEVITEQIGSNLLGSYIVKSCEYECCSTDSCNNATIASMTNEQTTTPTDIATTSNGHSVFMQTRLLAHILTYYLLRLIVLNNIEK from the exons ATGCTATTTgggaaaattattttcattgtcatTTTATGTTTCTTTCGCGTAATTCACTCGTTGAAATGTTTATCTACTTCTCCAACTATACTAGAAATTGACTGTGGACAAGAAGATGATGTAACATGCTTACGAATAGAGGCTGTAGCAG GTATTTCCACAGTAAGTTCGATTCCTGACTTGAAGGTAGCATTTGCAAATTGCTCTACAACAGCTTTCTGCGACACGGTAAATTGTACATCTTATGCGCCTGAGGTTATTACTGAACAAATTGGATCTAACCTACTTGGATCTTATATAGTCAA aagtTGCGAATATGAATGTTGTTCAACGGACAGCTGCAACAATGCAACAATTGCCAGTATGACTAATGAACAGACCACAACACCCACTGATATTGCAACGACATCTAATGGCCATTCAGTGTTTATGCAAACTCGACTGCTTGCACACATTCTTACGTATTATTTGTTACGTCTGATTGtattgaataatattgaaaagTAA
- the LOC120342625 gene encoding uncharacterized protein LOC120342625 — protein MSRQYWKSVFASILLFEMTVVNCIECQQGYEVTSTSSLVSGLTSITTGNCTEWTTSNPVCFRIESTASISYHGFTISGEAMYSGCHPRINCTEQTCGQYKKLILQELQASSFGSSISDIDITTCSVGCCNTNKCNEDYINMMDLLGPVVLTTKALETTDAAKFSTEGSFSVIEDASKTPISTPTAGQEQTTSGTDIISSSFVLYILALLCLIC, from the exons ATGTCGAGGCAATACTGGAAGTCGGTTTTCGCATCGATATTGCTTTTTGAGATGACCGTGGTCAATTGTATAGAGTGCCAACAAGGATATGAAGTAACATCTACTTCGTCACTTGTAAGTGGTCTGACGAGTATAACCACAGGGAACTGCACAGAGTGGACAACCTCGAATCCTGTGTGTTTTCGGATTGAATCAACCGCCAGTATTTCATATCACGGGTTCACAATCA gTGGAGAGGCCATGTATAGTGGATGTCACCCTCGTATCAACTGCACTGAACAAACTTGCGGCCAATATAAAAAACTAATACTCCAAGAATTGCAAGCGTCGAGCTTTGGCAGTAGTATTTCAGACATTGACATCAC AACGTGCTCTGTTGGATGCTGCAACACCAACAAATGCAATGAAGATTACATTAACATGATGGATCTACTCGGACCTGTGGTACTTACAACTAAAGCTTTAGAGACAACCGACGCTGCAAAGTTTTCTACTGAAGGTTCCTTTAGCGTAATAGAGGATGCATCAA AAACGCCGATTTCGACACCAACGGCTGGACAGGAACAAACAACATCCGGCACTGATATAATTTCATCTTCCTTTGTTCTCTATATATTGGCTCTACTTTGCTTAATATGCTAA
- the LOC144420953 gene encoding uncharacterized protein LOC144420953 isoform X2, with protein MIARQYWKSVFASILLFEMTVVNCIECQQGYEVTTTSSLVSGLRSITTGNCTEWTTSNPVCFRIESTASISYNGFTISGEAMYSGCHPRINCTEQTCGQYKKLILQELQASSVGSSISDIDITTCSVGCCNTNKCNEDNINMMDLLGPVVLTTTALETTDASKFSTGGTFSVAEDASKTPISTPTAGQEQTTSGTYIISSSFVPYILALLCSIC; from the exons atgaTAGCGAGACAATACTGGAAATCGGTTTTCGCATCTATATTGCTTTTTGAGATGACCGTGGTCAATTGTATAGAGTGCCAACAAGGATATGAAGTAACAACTACTTCGTCACTTGTAAGTGGTCTGAGAAGTATAACCACAGGAAACTGCACAGAGTGGACAACCTCGAATCCTGTGTGTTTTCGGATTGAATCAACTGCCAGTATCTCATATAACGGGTTCACAATCA gTGGAGAGGCCATGTATAGTGGATGTCACCCTCGTATCAACTGCACTGAACAAACTTGCGGCCAATATAAAAAACTAATACTTCAAGAATTGCAAGCGTCGAGCGTTGGCAGTAGTATTTCAGACATTGACATCAC AACGTGCTCTGTTGGATGCTGCAACACCAACAAATGCAATGAAGACAACATTAACATGATGGATCTACTCGGACCTGTGGTACTTACAACTACAGCTTTAGAGACAACTGACGCTTCAAAGTTTTCTACTGGAGGTACCTTCAGCGTAGCAGAGGATGCATCAA AAACGCCGATTTCGACACCAACGGCTGGACAGGAACAAACAACATCCGGCACTTATATAATTTCATCTTCCTTCGTTCCTTATATATTGGCTCTACTTTGCTCAATATGCTAA
- the LOC120342926 gene encoding uncharacterized protein LOC120342926 isoform X2 — protein sequence MLFGKIIFIVILCFFRVIHSLKCLSTSPTILEIDCGQEDDVTCLRIEAVAVSSIPDLKVAFANCSTTAFCDTVNCTSYAPEVITEQIGSNLLGSYIVKSCEYECCSTDSCNNATIASMTNEQTTTPTDIATTSNGHSVFMQTRLLAHILTYYLLRLIVLNNIEK from the exons ATGCTATTTgggaaaattattttcattgtcatTTTATGTTTCTTTCGCGTAATTCACTCGTTGAAATGTTTATCTACTTCTCCAACTATACTAGAAATTGACTGTGGACAAGAAGATGATGTAACATGCTTACGAATAGAGGCTGTAGCAG TAAGTTCGATTCCTGACTTGAAGGTAGCATTTGCAAATTGCTCTACAACAGCTTTCTGCGACACGGTAAATTGTACATCTTATGCGCCTGAGGTTATTACTGAACAAATTGGATCTAACCTACTTGGATCTTATATAGTCAA aagtTGCGAATATGAATGTTGTTCAACGGACAGCTGCAACAATGCAACAATTGCCAGTATGACTAATGAACAGACCACAACACCCACTGATATTGCAACGACATCTAATGGCCATTCAGTGTTTATGCAAACTCGACTGCTTGCACACATTCTTACGTATTATTTGTTACGTCTGATTGtattgaataatattgaaaagTAA
- the LOC120341744 gene encoding uncharacterized protein LOC120341744, whose amino-acid sequence MFVSCPDFNPVQGIECELGYELTIPDISENRSTVVENCTTWMTLDPVCFRMEVVISLNVIKDAQGVYMNCHPRSNCTEITCDDYKDTLLNYASGIQADEVLIKSCEVRCCDTNSCNGVIMNDSPETTVVTASESPDLTTSGTKIIAPSFAIFIAIMLSVYMEFKFD is encoded by the exons ATGTTTGTTAGCTGTCCCGATTTCAATCCTGTACAAGGTATTGAATGTGAACTGGGTTATGAACTAACAATTCCGGACATATCAGAAAACAGAAGTACAGTCGTCGAAAATTGCACGACATGGATGACGCTAGATCCTGTATGTTTCCGAATGGAGGTAGTGATATCATTGAACGTAATAAAAG ATGCACAGGGTGTGTATATGAATTGCCATCCTCGTAGCAATTGCACTGAAATAACATGCGATGATTACAAAGACACGCTACTCAACTACGCATCAGGTATCCAAGCAGATGAAGTACTGATAAA ATCGTGCGAGGTTCGATGCTGCGACACTAACAGCTGCAATGGCGTTATTATGAATGATAGCCCGGAAACCACGGTCGTAACGGCATCAG AATCTCCTGACCTTACAACTTCTGGGACGAAAATAATTGCACCGTCATTTGCAATATTCATTGCTATAATGTTGTCAGTGTATatggaattcaaatttgattaa
- the LOC120342926 gene encoding uncharacterized protein LOC120342926 isoform X3 encodes MLFGKIIFIVILCFFRVIHSLKCLSTSPTILEIDCGQEDDVTCLRIEAVAEVANMNVVQRTAATMQQLPV; translated from the exons ATGCTATTTgggaaaattattttcattgtcatTTTATGTTTCTTTCGCGTAATTCACTCGTTGAAATGTTTATCTACTTCTCCAACTATACTAGAAATTGACTGTGGACAAGAAGATGATGTAACATGCTTACGAATAGAGGCTGTAGCAG aagtTGCGAATATGAATGTTGTTCAACGGACAGCTGCAACAATGCAACAATTGCCAGTATGA
- the LOC144420953 gene encoding uncharacterized protein LOC144420953 isoform X1, with product MIARQYWKSVFASILLFEMTVVNCIECQQGYEVTTTSSLVSGLRSITTGNCTEWTTSNPVCFRIESTASISYNGFTISGEAMYSGCHPRINCTEQTCGQYKKLILQELQASSVGSSISDIDITTCSVGCCNTNKCNEDNINMMDLLGPVVLTTTALETTDASKFSTGGTFSVAEDASIICYRNADFDTNGWTGTNNIRHLYNFIFLRSLYIGSTLLNMLSFETFIDVSHSCKERD from the exons atgaTAGCGAGACAATACTGGAAATCGGTTTTCGCATCTATATTGCTTTTTGAGATGACCGTGGTCAATTGTATAGAGTGCCAACAAGGATATGAAGTAACAACTACTTCGTCACTTGTAAGTGGTCTGAGAAGTATAACCACAGGAAACTGCACAGAGTGGACAACCTCGAATCCTGTGTGTTTTCGGATTGAATCAACTGCCAGTATCTCATATAACGGGTTCACAATCA gTGGAGAGGCCATGTATAGTGGATGTCACCCTCGTATCAACTGCACTGAACAAACTTGCGGCCAATATAAAAAACTAATACTTCAAGAATTGCAAGCGTCGAGCGTTGGCAGTAGTATTTCAGACATTGACATCAC AACGTGCTCTGTTGGATGCTGCAACACCAACAAATGCAATGAAGACAACATTAACATGATGGATCTACTCGGACCTGTGGTACTTACAACTACAGCTTTAGAGACAACTGACGCTTCAAAGTTTTCTACTGGAGGTACCTTCAGCGTAGCAGAGGATGCATCAA TCATTTGTTACAGAAACGCCGATTTCGACACCAACGGCTGGACAGGAACAAACAACATCCGGCACTTATATAATTTCATCTTCCTTCGTTCCTTATATATTGGCTCTACTTTGCTCAATATGCTAAGTTTTGAAACATTCATTGATGTATCTCACTCATGTAAAGAAAGAGATTAA
- the LOC144411628 gene encoding uncharacterized protein LOC144411628 encodes MCWQYKMQLPNFGKCFETYETLKYVQVILTKLYHIRRFNNIYLQYIYNINMQFLYRILLACIAVKWTAGLKCQVGYESISSNSPVTIKTQKLKKCPVSIPRPACMKITSTVEGSGKAIYYACSARVRCSRLTCATSKEFIKSSMGARFRASSPQVLSASKNCKIACCEEDNCNSNGATGKGRTKNGSFKPRTTRPPRTIQTTPSTRGTGKLQNPKTSTPFLSNRIHSTNFPITTTVLPKTEKPKILPTTVTKPTKQSSVTSLSTLPILTISGTCNLTVSQSFNTDEVNRTTDSTITNVQTTLNEFLSTASIPISALSVQTDKTIYESPVFTKAANQKSKSSGDSPPFDDAFIVTENMPRVSILITTMETSNSTDSSSESITNKFSIQNVVTDKYKMSTTSSGSTTFIVQSNVGIPILFCISLILNVFS; translated from the exons ATGTGTTGGCAATACAAAATGCAGTTGCCAAATTTTGGAAAATGTTTCGAGACATATGAAACTCTTAAATATGTACAAGTCATTCTTACAAAGTTATATCATATTCGTAGgttcaataatatatatttacagtatatatataatattaatatgcaATTTCTGTATCGCATTCTGCTTGCGTGCATTGCAGTCAAGTGGACTGCCGGCCTAAAATGCCAGGTGGGGTACGAGTCGATATCCAGTAACTCACCAGTCACAATAAAAacgcaaaaattgaaaaaatgtccCGTATCAATACCACGTCCTGCGTGTATGAAGATTACCTCCACGGTTGAAG GTTCCGGAAAAGCTATATATTACGCGTGTTCTGCACGAGTAAGATGTTCTAGATTGACATGTGCGACATCTAAAGAATTCATAAAATCGTCGATGGGAGCAAGATTCCGAGCCTCAAGTCCTCAAGTCTTGAGTGCTTCAAA GAATTGCAAAATCGCATGTTGCGAGGAAGATAATTGCAATTCAAATGGCGCCACTGGAAAGGGAAGAACAAAAAATGGTAGCTTCAAACCCAGAACTACCAGGCCACCACGAACAATTCAAACTACACCTTCTACCAGGGGCACGGGTAAGCTACAAAACCCCAAGACGTCTACGCCTTTTCTTTCAAATAGAATCCACTCAACTAACTTCCCTATAACTACTACGGTTTTACCAAAAACGGAGAAGCCGAAAATTCTCCCAACAACTGTAACGAAACCGACCAAACAATCGTCTGTGACATCACTATCAACATTGCCGATACTGACAATCTCGGGGACATGTAATCTAACTGTGAGTCAAAGTTTCAATACTGACGAGGTAAATCGCACAACTGATTCTACAATCACAAATGTTCAAACTACTTTAAACGAGTTTTTAAGTACCGCCTCAATACCCATCTCTGCACTTTCTGTACAAACCGACAAAACTATATATGAATCACCCGTGTTCACAAAGGCTGCAAATCAAAAGTCAAAATCTTCCGGGGATTCTCCACCATTTGATGATGCTTTCATAGTTACGGAAAATATGCCAAGGGTTTCGATATTGATAACAACAATGGAAACATCGAATTCAACGGATAGTTCGAGCGAAAGTAtcacaaacaaattttcaattcaaaacgTAGTTACAGATAAATACAAAATGTCAACAACATCTTCTGGTTCTACAACTTTTATTGTGCAGTCAAATGTTGGGataccaattttattttgtatctcGCTGATTCTAAATGTTTTCTCGTAA